A window from Leuconostoc mesenteroides subsp. mesenteroides encodes these proteins:
- a CDS encoding DUF2179 domain-containing protein has protein sequence MKILKNYRALHYIVIVMALEIVAVSINFFYAPAKVAAGGATGLAILINELVGFDRAATVLIVNLIMIILAAVFLDRGTTARIAFGSIVLPILLKVTPSFQILQDRTFAVLVGGSIFAVGVALLYRIDASSGGTAVPPMIFKKYFRIPPAISLLAIDTVVSLGNLVTQGLEALILALFSLVITAVVMNYIETGLDRRKMVYITTNDSIDDLKKYLLDGEKGFTIMDVRGGYMGDGREMLMVVLDNHEYNHFLRGIHQVDPEAFTIAYDISEAHGGTFL, from the coding sequence ATGAAAATACTTAAAAATTATCGAGCACTACATTATATTGTTATTGTCATGGCCCTTGAAATCGTAGCGGTTAGCATTAACTTTTTTTATGCACCCGCTAAGGTTGCTGCTGGTGGCGCAACTGGATTGGCTATTTTAATTAACGAATTGGTGGGTTTTGATCGAGCAGCTACTGTGTTGATTGTTAATTTGATTATGATTATTTTGGCAGCTGTTTTTTTGGATCGCGGTACCACAGCGCGAATTGCTTTTGGTAGTATTGTTTTGCCAATCTTATTGAAGGTGACTCCCAGTTTTCAAATTTTACAAGATCGAACCTTTGCAGTGCTTGTTGGTGGTAGTATTTTTGCTGTTGGCGTAGCACTACTTTATCGTATTGATGCTTCTAGTGGTGGAACAGCGGTACCACCGATGATTTTTAAGAAATATTTTCGCATTCCGCCGGCTATATCCCTATTGGCAATAGATACAGTTGTTTCATTAGGAAATTTGGTAACGCAAGGATTAGAAGCACTCATTCTGGCTCTTTTTTCATTAGTTATTACTGCAGTTGTCATGAATTATATTGAAACTGGTTTAGATCGTCGTAAGATGGTCTATATTACGACAAATGATAGCATTGATGATTTGAAAAAGTATCTGCTTGATGGCGAAAAAGGTTTTACAATCATGGATGTTCGTGGTGGTTATATGGGAGATGGTCGTGAAATGCTGATGGTCGTACTTGATAATCACGAGTACAATCATTTTTTGCGTGGTATTCACCAAGTTGATCCAGAGGCCTTTACTATTGCTTATGATATTTCTGAGGCACATGGAGGTACTTTTCTTTGA
- a CDS encoding DUF956 family protein, which translates to MVQSLNTKAEYTTQGISYLGIGAKYGKILVGDQAFEFFNDNNVEDYIQIPWTNISAVYVHVTGNRVSRRFKIKTDKIDLDFSAKSSGALLKVMRGHLGNEKILRTASLWDTIRSRFKHK; encoded by the coding sequence ATGGTACAATCTTTAAACACGAAAGCAGAATATACAACGCAAGGTATTTCTTATCTAGGAATTGGGGCGAAATATGGTAAGATTTTAGTAGGTGATCAGGCATTCGAGTTCTTTAATGATAATAACGTTGAAGATTATATTCAAATTCCATGGACAAACATAAGCGCTGTTTATGTACATGTTACAGGGAATCGAGTCAGCCGCCGATTTAAAATTAAAACAGATAAAATTGATTTAGATTTTTCTGCTAAATCGTCGGGTGCCTTACTTAAAGTGATGCGTGGGCATCTAGGAAACGAAAAGATATTACGAACTGCATCCTTATGGGATACTATTCGATCACGGTTCAAGCATAAATAG
- a CDS encoding PTS mannose family transporter subunit IID (hosphoenolpyruvate-dependent sugar phosphotransferase system catalyzes the phosphorylation of incoming sugar substrates concomitant with their translocation across the cell membrane; IID with IIC forms the translocation channel), translated as MAEKKLELTRKDRMSVAWRSQFLQGSWNYERMQNVGWAYAMIPAIKKLYKSKEDRSAALQRHLEFFNTHPYVASPILGVTLALEEERANGAAIDDTAIQGVKIGMMGPLAGIGDPVFWFTVRPILGALGASLAMSGNILGPILFFVLWNIIRMAFIWYTQEFGYKAGSAITQDLSGGLLKDITKGASILGMFILAVLVERWVSIKFILELPAKKLSEGAYIKFPNGNVNGTELQRILSEQASGLSLTKVAPNTLQSNLDSLIPGLMGLLLTFLAMWLLKKKVSPITMIIGIFIFGIVMHALKIM; from the coding sequence ATGGCTGAAAAAAAACTTGAATTAACACGTAAAGATCGTATGTCAGTTGCTTGGCGTTCACAATTCTTGCAAGGATCATGGAACTACGAACGTATGCAAAACGTTGGATGGGCTTATGCTATGATTCCAGCGATAAAAAAGTTGTATAAATCAAAAGAAGATCGTTCAGCGGCGCTACAGAGGCATTTGGAATTCTTTAATACACATCCCTATGTTGCCTCACCAATTCTGGGTGTTACTTTGGCCTTAGAAGAAGAGCGTGCCAATGGTGCAGCTATTGATGATACCGCTATTCAAGGAGTTAAAATTGGAATGATGGGGCCGTTGGCTGGAATTGGTGATCCGGTCTTCTGGTTCACTGTTCGTCCAATCCTTGGTGCACTTGGTGCATCGTTAGCAATGAGTGGTAATATTCTTGGACCTATTTTGTTCTTCGTTCTTTGGAACATTATCCGTATGGCGTTTATCTGGTATACACAAGAATTCGGATACAAGGCAGGTAGTGCAATTACGCAAGATTTATCGGGTGGATTGCTAAAAGATATCACCAAAGGTGCTTCTATTCTGGGTATGTTTATCTTAGCCGTTTTGGTTGAACGTTGGGTATCTATTAAGTTTATTCTTGAGTTGCCTGCTAAAAAGTTATCTGAGGGTGCTTATATTAAGTTTCCCAATGGTAACGTCAATGGTACAGAACTACAAAGAATCTTAAGTGAGCAAGCTTCTGGCTTATCATTAACAAAGGTAGCACCAAATACACTGCAAAGTAATTTGGATAGCTTGATTCCAGGATTAATGGGACTCTTGCTAACGTTCTTAGCAATGTGGCTTTTGAAAAAGAAGGTGTCACCTATCACTATGATTATTGGTATCTTTATCTTTGGTATTGTAATGCACGCTTTGAAGATAATGTAA
- a CDS encoding mannose/fructose/sorbose family PTS transporter subunit IIC produces the protein MSVIAIVLVVIIAFFAGMEGILDEFQIHQPLVSATLIGLVTGHLTAGIILGGTLQMIALGWANIGAAVAPDVALASVASSIIMVKGGDFSNTGISVAVASAIPLAVAGLFLTMLVRTVAVGLTHGADAAAKEGKINTIERLHLFALVLQGLRIAIPAALLIAVPASAVRSALTAMPEWLTGGMTIGGGMVVAVGYALVINMMATREVWPFFAIGFALAAVSELTLIALGAIGLALALIYINLSKMGGNNNGGGSNSGGDPVGDILNKY, from the coding sequence ATGTCTGTTATTGCGATAGTTTTAGTCGTAATTATTGCCTTCTTTGCAGGTATGGAAGGTATTTTGGATGAATTTCAAATTCATCAACCGCTAGTGTCAGCTACGCTGATTGGGTTAGTAACTGGTCATCTTACAGCAGGAATTATTCTAGGTGGTACATTGCAAATGATCGCCTTAGGTTGGGCAAACATTGGTGCAGCCGTTGCCCCTGATGTGGCTTTGGCTTCAGTAGCTTCCTCAATCATTATGGTTAAAGGTGGTGATTTCTCTAATACAGGAATCTCAGTGGCCGTAGCTTCAGCGATTCCTTTGGCTGTTGCTGGTTTGTTCTTAACAATGCTTGTGCGTACTGTTGCCGTTGGATTAACCCATGGTGCCGATGCAGCTGCTAAGGAAGGTAAAATAAATACAATAGAGCGATTGCACTTATTTGCTTTAGTGTTGCAAGGACTGCGTATAGCTATTCCGGCTGCATTATTGATAGCAGTACCAGCTTCAGCAGTAAGGTCTGCTCTGACTGCTATGCCAGAATGGTTAACTGGTGGTATGACCATTGGTGGTGGTATGGTTGTTGCTGTTGGTTATGCTTTGGTTATTAACATGATGGCTACTCGAGAAGTCTGGCCATTCTTCGCTATTGGCTTTGCACTTGCTGCTGTCAGTGAGTTGACATTGATTGCTTTAGGGGCAATTGGTCTTGCACTTGCTTTGATCTATATCAACTTGTCAAAGATGGGCGGTAACAACAATGGCGGCGGTTCAAATAGTGGCGGCGATCCTGTCGGCGACATTTTGAACAAGTATTAG
- the manX gene encoding PTS mannose transporter subunit IIAB, translated as MVNLIIASHGDFAKGILMSGSMIFGEQENVEVVTFLPNEGPDDLDKHYQEALARFSNDDQILFLVDLWGGSPFNRASLIQKQNPEKMAIVAGLNLPMLIEAYAGRLSHDTAAGLATYLVPVAKDGVKSVPEAKEETEAKTSENTVGLKEGHINIKLARLDTRLLHGQVATAWTPDSKANRIIVVSDAVAKDELRKSLIQQAAPNNVRANIVPISKMIEVAKDDRFGGVDAFLLFETVEDVLTAVEGGVPIKSLNVGSMAHSEGKTMVNKVLSMDRNDVAAFEKLRDLGVEFDVRKVPNDSKANLFELIKKANVK; from the coding sequence ATGGTTAATCTAATTATTGCCAGTCATGGAGACTTTGCTAAAGGCATATTGATGTCAGGCTCAATGATTTTCGGTGAGCAAGAAAATGTTGAAGTTGTGACATTTTTGCCTAATGAAGGTCCAGATGATTTAGATAAACATTACCAGGAGGCATTGGCGAGGTTTAGTAATGATGACCAAATCCTATTTTTGGTTGACTTGTGGGGAGGCTCACCATTTAACCGCGCTAGTTTAATTCAAAAGCAAAATCCAGAAAAGATGGCTATCGTTGCAGGACTGAATTTGCCAATGCTGATTGAAGCTTATGCTGGCCGCTTGAGCCACGATACAGCTGCTGGATTAGCTACATATTTAGTTCCCGTTGCTAAAGATGGTGTGAAATCAGTTCCAGAAGCCAAAGAAGAAACGGAAGCCAAAACTTCCGAAAATACTGTTGGCTTAAAAGAAGGGCATATCAATATTAAGCTCGCTCGTTTAGACACACGTTTGCTTCACGGTCAAGTCGCCACAGCGTGGACACCTGATTCAAAAGCAAATCGTATTATTGTTGTTTCAGATGCAGTGGCTAAGGATGAATTACGTAAGAGTTTGATACAACAAGCTGCGCCTAACAATGTACGCGCAAACATTGTACCAATCAGTAAAATGATTGAAGTGGCTAAAGATGATCGATTTGGTGGCGTTGATGCATTCCTACTGTTTGAAACGGTCGAAGATGTCTTGACTGCCGTAGAAGGTGGTGTGCCGATTAAGTCATTGAATGTTGGCTCAATGGCACATTCAGAAGGAAAAACAATGGTCAACAAAGTTTTGTCTATGGATAGAAATGATGTGGCCGCTTTTGAAAAGTTACGTGATTTAGGTGTTGAATTCGATGTTCGAAAAGTTCCTAATGATAGTAAGGCTAACTTGTTTGAGTTAATTAAGAAAGCGAATGTTAAATAA
- a CDS encoding mannose-6-phosphate isomerase gives MTILHLQAELHEKMWGGSALKTFGYKIPNNHTGEAWIVAAHNNGQSTIINGQLAGQGLKQVWQNHPELFGGHGHDEAFPLLVKILDAHENLSIQVHPNDEQSHEKFGKTESWYILDAKPGSKIYYGHHAKTQDELKKMVDQKDWHKLLRTIPVQKGDFFYVASGTFHALGAGIIALEIQQSSDTTYRFYDFDRIDAGTKEKRPLQIEEALAVTTVPHVDPILIQDTTIIDQTVIERLVVATKFTIDKLLVRGPSLFKKTHDYELFTVIEGSGFIDADPIKKGNSFIVLSDAKKYRLDGDMTIIRSFVTPETTNMDMLVR, from the coding sequence ATGACGATATTACATTTACAAGCAGAGTTGCATGAAAAGATGTGGGGCGGAAGTGCTCTAAAAACCTTTGGTTATAAAATACCGAATAATCATACTGGAGAGGCTTGGATAGTTGCTGCCCATAACAATGGACAGTCTACTATAATTAACGGGCAATTAGCGGGTCAGGGATTAAAGCAAGTTTGGCAAAATCATCCGGAGTTGTTTGGTGGTCATGGACATGACGAAGCATTTCCACTATTAGTAAAAATTTTGGATGCCCATGAAAATTTGTCGATTCAGGTTCATCCGAATGATGAGCAGTCTCATGAAAAGTTTGGTAAAACAGAGAGTTGGTATATTTTAGATGCAAAGCCAGGTTCTAAAATATATTATGGTCATCATGCGAAAACACAAGATGAACTAAAAAAGATGGTTGATCAAAAAGATTGGCACAAGTTATTACGTACGATTCCAGTACAAAAAGGTGATTTCTTTTATGTCGCTTCTGGTACGTTTCACGCATTAGGGGCTGGCATTATTGCTTTGGAGATACAACAGAGTTCTGACACAACTTATCGATTTTACGATTTTGATCGAATCGATGCCGGTACTAAAGAAAAGCGTCCGCTTCAAATTGAAGAAGCTTTAGCGGTTACTACCGTACCTCATGTAGATCCTATTTTAATTCAAGATACGACGATTATTGACCAAACAGTTATTGAACGTTTGGTTGTAGCAACCAAATTTACCATAGATAAGTTGTTGGTTCGTGGTCCGTCGTTGTTTAAAAAAACGCACGATTATGAATTGTTTACAGTCATTGAAGGGTCAGGTTTTATTGATGCCGATCCAATCAAAAAAGGGAATAGTTTTATAGTATTGAGTGATGCAAAAAAGTATCGATTAGATGGCGATATGACAATCATACGCAGTTTTGTCACACCTGAAACAACAAACATGGACATGCTTGTAAGGTGA
- a CDS encoding NADPH-dependent oxidoreductase, with protein MSNPTLDVLNQHMSIRSFTDEIVSDQQVSEIIHAATAGPNMNNYQPVTFIEITSQDIKADITTKVGMKYIETAARYFVITVDYNKDLIGLNDEQRRQAEENIQSYALLEGGIVSAGIALGRAQVAAESLGLGSVTMAGALGAFEIYEEHLNLPRYVKAVMGFSIGHPADNPGIKPKLDENGFLMKDRYNQAQLEEAVTVYNEVMVEYYANRGIERSWTENNARMLTRNQKTTPLLTQYAKDKGFNLK; from the coding sequence ATGTCTAACCCGACTTTAGATGTGCTTAATCAACATATGTCCATACGTTCTTTTACAGATGAAATAGTTTCTGATCAACAAGTTTCAGAAATTATTCATGCTGCAACTGCTGGGCCTAATATGAATAATTATCAACCAGTAACCTTTATAGAAATCACATCACAAGATATAAAAGCCGATATTACTACTAAGGTAGGTATGAAATATATTGAAACTGCGGCAAGATATTTTGTTATAACAGTTGATTATAATAAAGACTTAATAGGATTAAACGATGAGCAGCGTCGTCAGGCAGAAGAGAATATACAAAGTTATGCGTTACTTGAAGGTGGCATCGTGAGTGCAGGAATTGCCCTCGGGCGTGCTCAAGTTGCGGCTGAATCGTTGGGGTTGGGTAGTGTAACTATGGCCGGCGCATTAGGAGCCTTTGAAATTTACGAAGAGCATCTCAATTTGCCACGTTATGTGAAAGCGGTGATGGGCTTTTCAATTGGTCACCCGGCGGATAATCCGGGTATTAAGCCAAAACTTGATGAAAATGGTTTTTTGATGAAAGATCGCTATAATCAAGCACAGCTAGAAGAGGCAGTTACCGTGTATAATGAAGTGATGGTTGAATATTATGCAAATCGAGGCATTGAACGTTCTTGGACAGAAAATAATGCTCGAATGTTGACTCGTAACCAAAAAACAACGCCACTATTGACGCAGTATGCTAAAGATAAAGGATTTAACTTAAAATAA
- a CDS encoding HAD-IIB family hydrolase, with translation MSIKLIASDMDGTFLTANDVYSQDRFERVLSVMKARDMRFVAASGRQVKNLQQLFAPTINNGFEIDFVGSNGAVVSTFEQQLYSVHLSANQLAKVIDWNAKNPESAENIIIMTGDKGTYVSNHATGQVAEMVFQFYPNVKQVEKLMQVDDRILGITFVWPNNEVHQHVSALRNIFGNELHATGSGFGSVDVLGKGVDKATGLQVLQDYYNVLDSEVMVFGDNGNDLEMLTKYENGFVMPNAEPFMQQRVTKKAVDVNTNDGVLKTIEQYLGI, from the coding sequence ATGTCAATTAAATTAATTGCGTCGGACATGGATGGTACGTTTTTAACAGCAAATGATGTATATAGTCAAGATCGATTTGAGCGTGTTTTATCAGTCATGAAGGCACGCGATATGCGCTTTGTTGCAGCTTCAGGGCGCCAAGTTAAAAATCTACAACAATTGTTTGCCCCAACAATTAATAATGGCTTTGAAATAGATTTTGTTGGTTCCAATGGTGCAGTTGTATCGACATTTGAACAACAGCTGTATTCGGTACATTTGTCAGCTAATCAATTAGCAAAAGTCATTGACTGGAATGCTAAAAATCCGGAGTCAGCGGAAAACATCATCATCATGACAGGTGACAAAGGAACATATGTGTCTAATCACGCTACTGGTCAAGTTGCAGAAATGGTTTTTCAATTTTATCCCAATGTTAAGCAAGTCGAAAAGTTAATGCAAGTTGACGATCGCATTTTGGGTATTACTTTTGTGTGGCCAAATAATGAAGTGCATCAGCATGTGTCAGCGCTGAGAAATATTTTTGGCAATGAATTACATGCAACTGGGTCCGGATTCGGATCTGTTGATGTTTTAGGAAAAGGTGTTGATAAAGCAACTGGACTACAAGTTTTGCAAGATTACTATAATGTTTTAGATAGTGAAGTAATGGTGTTTGGCGATAATGGCAATGATTTAGAAATGCTGACTAAATATGAAAATGGGTTCGTGATGCCTAATGCGGAGCCATTTATGCAACAAAGAGTTACTAAAAAAGCCGTCGATGTGAATACAAACGATGGCGTTTTGAAGACAATTGAGCAATATTTAGGTATTTAA
- a CDS encoding peptidoglycan bridge formation glycyltransferase FemA/FemB family protein produces the protein MTILNLDDSKKVTDYQQFVRENPRGQVTQDPLWGELKSNWGHIYVYHETDGKIDAAMSVLTVEAVPGKLLAYVGRGPVADIGDIDLMKSMIDEALAALPDNVFLVRMDPEVPYSDALNQKYIDAGFKTRNKQVKQMHGNIQPRKNIVLYYDGRGEGAKPITNEEELMLHFKPKTRNGIRRAFRDGVTVTSGDSEEDIRAMFDTYVSMAKNHGITHRPIDYFLRMQKLWAGTGLFRVYLAHYEGQVIASGLGFSYGDEIWYMYAGSYREFGKHNGPAAIQYEMLKWGLELGKVEYDFGGVGEFDDSDGLYIFKHAFAYHDPNAEYIGELDWVIDESGYQEYLKQFK, from the coding sequence ATGACTATTTTAAATTTAGATGATTCCAAAAAAGTAACTGATTATCAGCAATTCGTTCGTGAAAATCCTCGTGGGCAAGTGACACAAGATCCATTGTGGGGAGAGCTGAAATCTAACTGGGGACACATTTATGTTTACCATGAAACTGACGGAAAAATTGATGCCGCCATGTCTGTTTTGACCGTCGAAGCAGTACCTGGGAAGCTATTAGCATACGTTGGCCGAGGGCCAGTAGCAGATATTGGGGATATTGATTTGATGAAGTCAATGATTGATGAAGCATTGGCAGCTTTACCAGATAATGTATTTTTAGTACGTATGGATCCTGAGGTGCCATATTCTGATGCGTTAAACCAAAAGTATATTGATGCTGGATTTAAAACAAGAAATAAACAAGTTAAGCAAATGCATGGCAATATTCAACCACGTAAGAATATTGTTTTGTACTATGATGGGCGCGGTGAAGGAGCTAAGCCCATTACAAATGAAGAGGAATTAATGCTTCATTTTAAGCCAAAAACCAGAAATGGCATTCGGCGTGCTTTTCGTGATGGGGTCACTGTGACAAGTGGTGACAGCGAAGAAGACATTCGCGCAATGTTTGATACATATGTGTCGATGGCGAAGAACCATGGCATTACCCATCGACCAATCGACTATTTTTTACGCATGCAAAAATTATGGGCGGGTACGGGATTATTTCGTGTTTATCTAGCGCATTACGAAGGTCAAGTCATTGCCAGTGGCCTTGGATTCTCTTATGGCGATGAAATTTGGTACATGTACGCTGGTTCATATCGTGAATTTGGAAAGCATAATGGTCCTGCTGCTATCCAATACGAAATGCTGAAATGGGGCCTTGAACTAGGCAAAGTTGAATACGATTTTGGTGGTGTTGGTGAATTTGATGATTCAGATGGGTTGTACATATTCAAGCATGCATTTGCTTACCATGATCCTAATGCTGAGTATATTGGCGAATTAGATTGGGTAATTGATGAATCTGGTTATCAAGAATATCTTAAACAATTTAAATGA
- a CDS encoding redox-sensing transcriptional repressor Rex produces the protein MTQQPKIPRATAKRLPIYFRYLTFLHDAGKERISSSELSEAIKFDAATIRRDFSYFGALGKRGYGYDVKALLDFFANVLDQDSLINVALIGAGNLGQALLNFNFHQSSNMRIAAAFDADEKRTGTILSGVPIYSMEELQEQITAQRINIAILTVPQGVAQEITNQLVETGVKGILNFTPVRVTVPTGVRVQNVDLTNELQTLVYFIENYGSITTGL, from the coding sequence ATGACCCAACAACCTAAAATACCGCGTGCAACTGCTAAGCGGCTACCTATATATTTTCGTTATCTAACATTTTTACATGATGCTGGCAAGGAACGAATATCTTCATCAGAATTGAGTGAAGCTATTAAGTTCGATGCAGCAACTATCCGTCGAGATTTTTCATATTTTGGTGCGCTAGGTAAGCGTGGCTATGGTTATGATGTTAAGGCGCTTTTAGATTTTTTCGCCAATGTATTGGACCAAGACAGCTTGATTAATGTGGCATTAATTGGTGCTGGTAATCTTGGACAAGCTTTGTTAAACTTCAACTTCCATCAATCATCAAATATGCGTATTGCAGCAGCATTTGATGCAGACGAAAAGCGCACAGGCACAATTTTGTCAGGTGTACCAATTTATTCAATGGAAGAGTTACAAGAGCAAATAACAGCACAACGTATCAATATTGCTATTTTGACGGTTCCACAAGGTGTCGCACAAGAAATTACCAATCAGTTAGTTGAAACGGGTGTCAAAGGTATTTTGAACTTTACACCAGTACGTGTGACTGTTCCAACAGGTGTTCGTGTGCAAAACGTCGACTTAACAAATGAATTACAGACGTTGGTTTATTTCATCGAAAACTACGGTTCGATTACGACAGGATTATAA